The Candidatus Cloacimonadota bacterium genome has a segment encoding these proteins:
- a CDS encoding hydrogenase iron-sulfur subunit — protein MMDPKSIVFCCSWSSYPGLQLSDFNNDNIENKYNIIVNMCSGRISGELILEAFRNKAWGVMIASCPNDKCEHDANYKTRRRILLLQKLLEQFGIESERIRLEWIDKGESAKLEKAINEFNNDLKELGPIKIAI, from the coding sequence ATGATGGATCCGAAGTCGATCGTGTTTTGTTGTAGCTGGTCATCATATCCAGGTTTACAATTATCCGATTTTAATAATGATAATATAGAGAATAAATATAATATCATCGTAAATATGTGTTCCGGCAGGATTTCCGGAGAATTGATTTTAGAAGCTTTCCGCAACAAAGCCTGGGGCGTAATGATAGCTTCCTGTCCCAATGATAAATGTGAACATGATGCCAATTACAAGACAAGAAGAAGGATTTTATTACTGCAAAAATTATTAGAACAATTCGGGATCGAGTCTGAAAGGATCAGGCTGGAATGGATAGATAAAGGTGAATCAGCTAAATTAGAAAAAGCGATCAACGAATTTAATAATGATCTAAAGGAATTAGGTCCGATAAAAATCGCGATTTGA